A genomic window from Camelina sativa cultivar DH55 chromosome 2, Cs, whole genome shotgun sequence includes:
- the LOC104717509 gene encoding lipid transfer protein EARLI 1-like, whose translation MASKNSASLALFFALNIIFFTLTSATDCKCSPSPKVPSPKAPTPSVPSPSVPSPNSRPVTPPSTPGSSGNCPIDALRLGVCANVLSSLLNVQLGQPSSQSCCSLIQGLVDLDAAICLCTALRANVLGINLNVPISLSVLLNVCNRKLPSGFQCA comes from the coding sequence ATGGCTTCAAAGAATTCAGCCTCTCTTGCTCTTTTCTTTGCCCTCAACATCATTTTCTTCACCTTAACCTCTGCAACTGATTGTAAATGCAGCCCAAGTCCAAAGGTCCCAAGTCCCAAGGCCCCAACTCCTTCAGTCCCGAGTCCTTCGGTCCCAAGTCCTAACTCTAGGCCGGTGACGCCTCCCAGCACCCCTGGCTCATCTGGAAACTGTCCTATCGATGCTCTCAGACTCGGTGTATGTGCAAATGTCTTAAGCAGTCTACTTAACGTGCAATTGGGTCAGCCATCGTCTCAATCATGTTGTTCGCTCATCCAAGGTTTGGTTGACCTCGACGCTGCCATTTGTCTCTGCACTGCTCTTAGGGCTAACGTTCTTGGCATTAACCTTAACGTTCCAATATCCCTCAGCGTTCTTCTCAACGTTTGTAACAGAAAGCTTCCATCTGGTTTCCAATGTGCTTGA